From one Catellatospora sp. IY07-71 genomic stretch:
- a CDS encoding GNAT family N-acetyltransferase, producing MGGHDVLPALAALAVDPAPLARRLIVADTSFTFRALCAADTAALTTFLAGLGDDSRRFWHGHTDHAGEAAGWIEAIGRYDKLRLVVHQPDRTDRLDAVVDLSFSLPAEFELHRYAGYGITLDPGRTVRFGPCVADAWHGRGLAGALLPPTWQAVRLLGRDRVVLFGGVHADNHRARRFYRRCGFTEAGTFTTSAGPSVDMVLDLS from the coding sequence ATGGGAGGTCATGACGTGCTGCCGGCTCTTGCCGCTCTCGCCGTCGATCCTGCCCCGCTGGCCCGGCGGTTGATCGTGGCGGACACCTCGTTCACCTTCCGGGCCCTGTGCGCGGCGGACACGGCAGCACTGACGACCTTTCTCGCCGGGCTCGGCGATGACAGCCGACGGTTCTGGCACGGCCACACCGACCACGCCGGCGAGGCCGCTGGGTGGATCGAGGCCATCGGCCGCTACGACAAGCTGCGGCTCGTCGTCCATCAGCCCGACCGGACCGACCGGCTCGACGCCGTGGTCGACCTCAGCTTCTCGCTGCCGGCCGAGTTCGAACTGCACCGGTACGCGGGCTACGGGATCACGCTGGATCCCGGCAGGACCGTCCGTTTCGGGCCGTGTGTGGCCGACGCCTGGCACGGCCGCGGGCTCGCCGGTGCTCTGCTGCCGCCGACCTGGCAGGCCGTACGTCTCCTCGGCCGCGACCGCGTTGTGCTCTTCGGCGGCGTGCACGCGGACAACCACCGCGCCCGCCGCTTCTACCGCCGCTGCGGCTTCACGGAAGCGGGCACGTTCACCACCTCCGCCGGGCCGAGCGTCGACATGGTGCTCGACCTGAGCTGA
- a CDS encoding bifunctional 2-polyprenyl-6-hydroxyphenol methylase/3-demethylubiquinol 3-O-methyltransferase UbiG, whose product MPDKAFTEPRLAALYDPLDPDRSDLDVYAAIADEFGARSVLDIGCGTGTFACLLAERSLAVTGLDPAAASLELARRKPGADRVRWVHGQAGDLPPLQVDLATMTGNVAQVFLTDAEWTGVLLAAYAALRPGGRLVFETRDPAAQAWREWIRERTDEHTVVPDVGGLRTWCDLTAVEGELVSFRWTYVFDADGAVLTSDSTLRFRSRADVTASLAAAGYVVDEVRGAPDRPGREMVFIARRPA is encoded by the coding sequence ATGCCCGACAAGGCCTTCACCGAGCCCCGCCTCGCCGCGCTCTACGACCCGCTCGACCCCGACCGCAGTGACCTGGACGTCTACGCGGCGATCGCCGACGAGTTCGGGGCCCGCTCCGTGCTCGACATCGGCTGCGGGACCGGCACGTTCGCCTGCCTGCTCGCCGAGCGGAGCCTGGCCGTGACCGGGCTGGACCCGGCCGCCGCGTCACTGGAGCTGGCCCGGCGCAAACCCGGCGCCGACCGGGTGCGCTGGGTGCACGGGCAGGCCGGTGACCTGCCCCCGCTCCAGGTGGACCTGGCGACCATGACCGGCAACGTCGCCCAGGTCTTCCTGACCGACGCCGAGTGGACGGGCGTCCTGCTCGCCGCGTACGCCGCGCTGCGGCCCGGCGGGCGCCTGGTCTTCGAGACCCGTGACCCGGCGGCGCAGGCCTGGCGGGAGTGGATTCGCGAGCGGACCGACGAGCACACGGTCGTGCCGGACGTCGGCGGCCTGCGCACCTGGTGCGACCTGACCGCCGTCGAGGGCGAGCTGGTCTCGTTCCGGTGGACCTACGTCTTCGACGCCGACGGCGCGGTGCTGACGTCGGACTCGACGCTGCGCTTCCGCAGCCGCGCGGACGTGACGGCGTCCTTGGCGGCGGCCGGCTACGTCGTGGACGAGGTGCGCGGCGCACCCGACCGGCCGGGCCGCGAGATGGTCTTCATCGCCCGCCGCCCGGCGTAG
- a CDS encoding PQQ-dependent sugar dehydrogenase → MSIPLWRAAAAALLTAGTALVGVTATTAPAAAHTIDPTKFQQVELARGVAEMGEPMSLAVLPDRSVLHTARNGTLRRTDANGVTSVVGTIPVYTHDEEGLQGVGVDPGFATNRFIYLYFAPPLSTPAGDAPATGTSWSQWQGVNRLARFTLNADFTVNMSSQVTVLDVPADRGLCCHVGGDIDFDAAGNLYLSTGDDTNPFASDGYAPLDERTDRNPGYDAQRSAGNTNDLRGKILRIKVNANGSYSIPSGNLFAPGTAGTRAEIYAMGFRNPFRMSVDKATGVVYVGDYGPDAGTTNANRGPSGQVEFNRITSPGNYGWPYCTGANTTSEIYNEWNFATASTGPKFNCAGGPTNNSFRNTGQSTLPAARAAWIKYGGDSGSPSEFGGGSESPMGGPVYRYNASSTSTVKFPQDMDGQFFATEFGRGWIKPIHVNADGSRGTIDAFPWTGKQVMDSAFGPDGALYVLDYGTGYFNGDANSALYRFEYIGTGNRAPIANATATPTAGAAPLTVQFSSAGSSDPEGGALTYSWAFGDGTTSTAANPSKTYTANGTYTATLTVRDPQGATGGDSVVITVGNTPPVVTINSPGNGQLFAFGDTVGYSIAVSDAGDGTIDCARVKMTYVLGHDQHGHQITSKTGCSGTITIPVDGEHDDAANIFAIFDAEYTDNQGLTTHTQHTLQPRHRQAEHFGTSSGINTFTKATAEGGKTVGDIHNGDWISFTPYRLSNATGFTARVSSGGVGGTLQIRAGSATGTVLGTATVPVTGGWETFTTVTGTITNAPNNTTPLFLTFAGGTGALFDLDAFTFTTAAGVGPIKGLAGKCLDVRSGATADGTQIQIYTCNGTGSQTWTRNGQTLRAFNKCLDISGGGTADGTKIQLWTCNGSGAQNWTYQSSDQTLRNPQSGKCLDVSGNNSADSTIVHLWTCVANAANQKWTLP, encoded by the coding sequence ATGAGCATTCCGCTATGGCGCGCGGCTGCTGCCGCGCTTCTGACGGCCGGCACCGCGCTGGTCGGGGTCACCGCCACCACCGCGCCCGCGGCCGCGCACACCATCGATCCGACCAAGTTCCAGCAGGTCGAGCTGGCCCGCGGCGTGGCCGAGATGGGCGAGCCCATGTCGCTGGCGGTGCTGCCGGACCGCTCCGTGCTGCACACCGCCCGCAACGGCACGCTGCGCCGCACCGACGCCAACGGCGTCACCTCGGTGGTCGGCACCATCCCCGTCTACACCCACGACGAGGAGGGCCTGCAGGGCGTCGGCGTCGACCCGGGCTTCGCCACCAACCGATTCATCTACCTGTACTTCGCGCCGCCGCTGTCCACTCCCGCCGGTGACGCGCCGGCGACCGGCACGAGCTGGTCGCAGTGGCAGGGCGTCAACCGGCTGGCCCGGTTCACCCTCAACGCCGACTTCACGGTGAACATGTCGAGCCAGGTGACCGTGCTGGACGTGCCGGCCGACCGGGGCCTGTGCTGCCACGTCGGCGGCGACATCGACTTCGACGCGGCGGGCAACCTCTACCTGTCCACCGGTGACGACACCAACCCGTTCGCCTCCGACGGGTACGCCCCGCTGGACGAGCGCACCGACCGCAACCCCGGCTACGACGCGCAGCGCTCGGCGGGCAACACCAACGACCTGCGCGGAAAGATCCTGCGTATCAAGGTCAACGCCAACGGGTCGTACTCGATCCCGTCCGGCAACCTGTTCGCGCCCGGCACCGCCGGCACCCGCGCGGAGATCTACGCGATGGGCTTCCGCAACCCGTTCCGGATGAGCGTCGACAAGGCCACCGGCGTGGTCTACGTCGGCGACTACGGCCCGGACGCGGGCACCACCAACGCCAACCGGGGCCCCAGCGGCCAGGTCGAGTTCAACCGGATCACCTCGCCCGGCAATTACGGCTGGCCGTACTGCACCGGCGCGAACACCACCAGCGAGATCTACAACGAGTGGAACTTCGCCACGGCGTCCACCGGCCCGAAGTTCAACTGCGCGGGCGGGCCGACCAACAACTCGTTCCGTAACACCGGCCAGTCGACGCTGCCCGCGGCTCGCGCCGCCTGGATCAAGTACGGCGGCGACAGCGGCAGCCCGAGCGAGTTCGGCGGCGGCTCCGAGTCCCCGATGGGCGGCCCGGTGTACCGGTACAACGCCTCCTCGACGTCCACGGTGAAGTTCCCGCAGGACATGGACGGGCAGTTCTTCGCCACCGAGTTCGGCCGCGGCTGGATCAAGCCGATCCACGTCAACGCCGACGGCTCGCGGGGCACCATCGACGCGTTCCCCTGGACCGGCAAGCAGGTCATGGACTCCGCGTTCGGCCCGGACGGCGCGCTGTACGTGCTCGACTACGGCACCGGCTACTTCAACGGCGACGCCAACTCGGCGCTGTACCGCTTCGAGTACATCGGCACCGGCAACCGTGCCCCGATCGCGAACGCGACGGCGACCCCGACCGCCGGCGCCGCGCCGCTGACCGTGCAGTTCTCCTCGGCGGGCTCGTCGGACCCGGAGGGCGGCGCGCTGACCTACTCGTGGGCGTTCGGCGACGGCACCACCTCCACGGCCGCCAACCCGAGCAAGACGTACACGGCCAACGGCACCTACACGGCGACGCTGACCGTGCGCGATCCCCAGGGCGCGACCGGCGGCGACAGCGTCGTCATCACCGTCGGCAACACCCCGCCCGTGGTGACGATCAACAGTCCCGGCAACGGGCAGCTGTTCGCCTTCGGTGACACGGTCGGCTACTCGATCGCGGTCAGTGACGCCGGTGACGGCACGATCGACTGCGCCCGGGTCAAGATGACCTACGTGCTCGGCCACGACCAGCACGGCCACCAGATCACCTCGAAGACCGGCTGCTCGGGCACCATCACCATTCCCGTGGACGGCGAGCACGACGACGCGGCGAACATCTTCGCGATCTTCGACGCGGAGTACACCGACAACCAGGGCCTGACCACGCACACCCAGCACACCCTGCAGCCGCGGCACCGGCAGGCCGAGCACTTCGGCACCTCGTCCGGGATCAACACGTTCACCAAGGCCACGGCCGAGGGCGGCAAGACCGTCGGTGACATCCACAACGGCGACTGGATCTCGTTCACCCCGTACCGGCTGAGCAACGCCACGGGCTTCACCGCCCGGGTGTCCTCCGGCGGCGTCGGGGGCACGCTGCAGATCCGGGCGGGCTCGGCCACCGGGACCGTCCTCGGTACGGCCACCGTCCCGGTGACCGGCGGCTGGGAGACCTTCACGACCGTGACCGGCACCATCACCAACGCGCCGAACAACACCACCCCGCTGTTCCTCACCTTCGCGGGCGGGACCGGGGCGCTGTTCGACCTGGACGCGTTCACGTTCACCACCGCCGCCGGGGTGGGCCCGATCAAGGGCCTGGCCGGCAAGTGCCTCGACGTGCGCAGCGGCGCCACCGCCGACGGCACCCAGATCCAGATCTACACCTGCAACGGCACCGGCTCGCAGACCTGGACCCGCAACGGCCAGACCCTGCGCGCCTTCAACAAGTGCCTGGACATCTCCGGCGGCGGCACCGCGGACGGCACGAAGATCCAGCTGTGGACCTGCAACGGCTCCGGCGCGCAGAACTGGACCTACCAGAGCAGCGACCAGACCCTGCGCAACCCGCAGTCGGGCAAGTGCCTGGACGTGTCCGGCAACAACTCCGCCGACAGCACGATCGTCCACCTCTGGACGTGCGTCGCGAACGCCGCCAACCAGAAGTGGACCCTGCCCTGA
- a CDS encoding ThuA domain-containing protein produces the protein MAAAALTVVAMTACPAAAADAPYDVLVFSKTAGFRHDSIAVGTQAIRDLGAANSFTVTATEDANAFTTANLAQYEAVVFLNTTGDVLNDTQQAAFESYIRSGKGYVGVHAAADTEYGWAWYGNLVGAWFASHPAIQQANVKVEDRGHAATGHLPQTWTRTDEWYNYQTNARSTAHVLATLDESSYSGGGMGADHPHAWCKAFDGGRSFYTGGGHTQASYSEANFRNHLLGGIRYAAGRSKADCRPETGYTAIYNGSTTGWSQAGPGSFTNADATLTSVGGMGLYWYSAKQYTSYSLKLDWKMTGDSNSGIFIGFPASTDPWSAVDNGYEIQIDATDSADRTTGSVYTFQSANIAARDAALNAPGEWNTYELLVEGERLRIYLNGSLINDFTNTNPARNLAGHIGIQNHGSADTVAFRNVRIKELGTPPVGDVTVQAESFSSQSGVQAFTKAGANNGQTLGYIEPGDWASYNNVNVGGATTFRARVVSGGAGGGIQVRTGSTTGPILGTVAVPNTGGWSTFANVQTTLTGVPSGNANVFLTFTGTGTGLFDVDDFTFVKTATPGVGPIKGLGGKCLDVRSSGTADGTQIQIYTCNNSAAQTWTRNGSTLRALGKCLDVSGGGSANGTKIQLWTCNGSGAQNWTYQTSDQTLRNPQSGKCLDVSGNNSADSTIVHLWQCIAGAANQKWTLP, from the coding sequence ATGGCCGCGGCCGCGCTCACCGTCGTCGCGATGACCGCCTGCCCGGCGGCTGCCGCCGACGCCCCGTACGACGTGCTGGTCTTCTCCAAGACCGCCGGCTTCCGGCACGACTCCATCGCCGTGGGCACCCAGGCCATCCGTGACCTGGGCGCCGCCAACAGCTTCACCGTCACCGCCACCGAGGACGCGAACGCGTTCACCACCGCCAACCTCGCCCAGTACGAGGCCGTCGTCTTCCTCAACACGACCGGCGACGTGCTCAACGACACCCAGCAGGCCGCGTTCGAGAGCTACATCCGCTCGGGCAAGGGCTACGTGGGCGTGCACGCCGCCGCCGACACCGAGTACGGCTGGGCCTGGTACGGCAACCTGGTCGGCGCGTGGTTCGCCTCGCACCCGGCCATCCAGCAGGCCAACGTCAAGGTCGAGGACCGCGGCCACGCTGCGACCGGGCACCTGCCGCAGACCTGGACCCGCACCGACGAGTGGTACAACTACCAGACCAACGCCCGGTCCACCGCGCACGTGCTGGCCACGCTCGACGAGTCGTCGTACAGCGGCGGCGGCATGGGCGCCGACCACCCGCACGCCTGGTGCAAGGCGTTCGACGGCGGCCGCTCGTTCTACACCGGCGGCGGCCACACCCAGGCGTCGTACAGCGAGGCGAACTTCCGCAACCACCTGCTCGGCGGCATCCGGTACGCGGCCGGGCGCAGCAAGGCCGACTGCCGTCCCGAGACCGGCTACACCGCGATCTACAACGGCTCGACCACGGGCTGGTCGCAGGCGGGTCCGGGCAGCTTCACCAATGCGGACGCCACGCTGACCTCGGTCGGCGGCATGGGCCTGTACTGGTACAGCGCCAAGCAGTACACCAGCTACTCGCTGAAGCTCGACTGGAAGATGACCGGCGACTCCAACTCCGGCATCTTCATCGGCTTCCCGGCGTCCACCGACCCGTGGTCGGCGGTCGACAACGGCTACGAGATCCAGATCGACGCCACCGACAGCGCCGACCGCACCACCGGCTCGGTGTACACGTTCCAGTCCGCCAACATCGCCGCCCGCGACGCGGCGCTCAACGCCCCCGGCGAGTGGAACACCTACGAGCTGCTGGTCGAGGGCGAGCGGCTGCGCATCTACCTCAACGGCTCGCTGATCAACGACTTCACCAACACCAACCCGGCCCGCAACCTGGCCGGCCACATCGGCATCCAGAACCACGGGTCGGCCGACACCGTCGCGTTCCGCAACGTGCGCATCAAGGAGCTGGGCACCCCGCCGGTCGGTGACGTGACCGTGCAGGCGGAGTCGTTCAGCAGCCAGAGCGGCGTGCAGGCGTTCACCAAGGCCGGCGCGAACAACGGCCAGACGCTGGGCTACATCGAGCCGGGCGACTGGGCGTCGTACAACAACGTGAACGTCGGCGGCGCGACCACCTTCCGGGCGCGCGTCGTGTCCGGCGGCGCGGGCGGCGGCATCCAGGTGCGCACCGGTTCGACCACCGGCCCGATCCTGGGCACGGTCGCGGTGCCCAACACCGGCGGCTGGAGCACGTTCGCCAACGTGCAGACCACGCTGACCGGGGTGCCGTCCGGCAACGCCAACGTGTTCCTGACGTTCACCGGCACCGGCACCGGCCTGTTCGACGTCGACGACTTCACCTTCGTGAAGACCGCGACGCCGGGCGTCGGGCCGATCAAGGGCCTGGGCGGCAAGTGCCTCGACGTACGCAGCAGCGGCACCGCCGACGGCACCCAGATCCAGATCTACACCTGCAACAACTCGGCCGCGCAGACCTGGACCCGCAACGGCAGCACGCTGCGGGCGCTGGGCAAGTGCCTGGACGTGTCCGGCGGCGGGAGCGCCAACGGCACGAAGATCCAGCTGTGGACCTGCAACGGCTCCGGCGCGCAGAACTGGACCTACCAGACCAGCGACCAGACCCTGCGCAACCCGCAGTCCGGCAAGTGCCTGGACGTCTCCGGCAACAACTCGGCCGACAGCACCATCGTCCACCTGTGGCAGTGCATCGCCGGTGCGGCCAACCAGAAGTGGACCCTGCCCTGA
- a CDS encoding EF-hand domain-containing protein, producing MATEMQLRKLDKAFSHLDADGSGFVERQDLNNLGVRLLANFGTAHDAPKAQRIAEDFALFWQELAKALDVDQDERLTRQEWRQGMTSAFVHGDAFDRSFRPGALAVLRLADTDDDGRVSRDEFAAMQRAFGTPAGEINLAFDRLDADEDGYLTIDELMVGVRQFYIGADETAPGNWFFGTV from the coding sequence ATGGCTACGGAGATGCAGCTACGCAAACTGGACAAGGCTTTCAGCCACCTGGACGCCGACGGCAGCGGTTTCGTCGAGCGGCAGGACCTGAACAACCTGGGGGTACGCCTGCTGGCGAACTTCGGCACCGCGCACGACGCGCCCAAGGCGCAGCGCATCGCCGAGGACTTCGCGCTCTTCTGGCAGGAGCTGGCCAAGGCGCTCGACGTCGACCAGGACGAGCGGCTCACCCGGCAGGAGTGGCGGCAGGGCATGACGTCGGCATTCGTGCACGGCGACGCCTTCGACCGCAGCTTCCGGCCCGGGGCGCTGGCGGTGCTGCGCCTGGCCGACACCGACGATGACGGCCGGGTCAGCCGGGACGAGTTCGCCGCGATGCAGCGCGCCTTCGGCACCCCGGCCGGTGAGATCAACCTGGCGTTCGACAGGCTCGACGCCGACGAGGACGGCTATCTCACCATCGACGAGCTGATGGTCGGGGTACGCCAGTTCTACATCGGCGCTGACGAGACCGCGCCGGGTAACTGGTTCTTCGGCACCGTCTGA
- a CDS encoding sugar MFS transporter, protein MSAPTVTPVRMSLLVLAYFAFISLGLPDGLLGVAWPSMSAELNVGRETIGLLLIPATCGYLVSSVTAGFVLSKLGVGRLLAGSTALASAALFGYGLSPAIGVTMVAALAAGFAGGAIDAGLNAYAASAFGPRHMNWLHAFFGLGVAMGPLIMTASIQYADAWRPGYLLVATGQAALALAFALTARQWTRRPAYEAHAHEVHAGPVRARDTLKLPRVWFSVLTIAVYVALEVAAGLFAYQLLTEGRGMGDAAAGVCVSLYWGSLFAGRVLQGFAAHRFMPGRVVVWSIGGMAAGAVLVAIPGPGWLAAFGLMVIGFAAAAVFPMFTLLTAERVGAAHADRTIGLQMAGAGLGGSIIPALIGVVMGAAGVEALGPSLVVLAAALIAAYLAATGGLGHLKRA, encoded by the coding sequence GTGAGCGCTCCCACCGTCACCCCCGTGCGCATGTCCCTGCTGGTCCTGGCCTACTTCGCGTTCATCAGCCTCGGGCTGCCGGACGGTCTGCTCGGCGTGGCCTGGCCGTCGATGAGCGCCGAGCTGAACGTGGGACGCGAGACGATCGGCCTGCTGCTCATCCCGGCCACCTGCGGCTACCTGGTGTCCAGCGTGACGGCCGGGTTCGTGCTGTCCAAGCTGGGCGTCGGCCGGCTGCTGGCGGGCAGCACCGCGCTGGCCAGCGCGGCCCTGTTCGGCTACGGCCTCTCCCCCGCGATCGGGGTGACCATGGTCGCCGCGCTGGCGGCCGGTTTCGCGGGCGGCGCGATCGACGCGGGCCTGAACGCGTACGCCGCCTCGGCCTTCGGTCCTCGGCACATGAACTGGCTGCACGCCTTCTTCGGCCTCGGTGTGGCGATGGGGCCGCTCATCATGACCGCCTCCATCCAGTACGCCGACGCGTGGCGGCCGGGTTACCTGCTCGTCGCCACGGGGCAGGCGGCGCTGGCGCTGGCGTTCGCGCTGACCGCGCGGCAGTGGACGCGGCGGCCCGCCTACGAGGCGCACGCGCACGAGGTCCACGCCGGGCCGGTGCGGGCACGGGACACCCTCAAGCTGCCGCGGGTCTGGTTCAGCGTGCTGACCATCGCCGTGTACGTCGCGCTGGAGGTGGCGGCCGGCCTGTTCGCGTACCAGCTGCTCACCGAGGGTCGCGGCATGGGCGACGCGGCGGCGGGCGTGTGCGTGTCGCTGTACTGGGGCAGCCTGTTCGCGGGCCGGGTGCTGCAGGGTTTCGCGGCGCACCGGTTCATGCCGGGCCGGGTGGTGGTCTGGTCCATCGGCGGTATGGCGGCCGGGGCGGTGCTGGTCGCGATCCCGGGGCCGGGCTGGCTGGCCGCGTTCGGCCTCATGGTCATCGGCTTCGCCGCCGCTGCGGTGTTCCCGATGTTCACGCTGCTGACGGCGGAGCGGGTCGGGGCCGCGCACGCCGACCGGACCATCGGCCTGCAGATGGCCGGTGCCGGGCTCGGCGGCTCGATCATCCCCGCACTGATCGGTGTCGTGATGGGCGCGGCCGGTGTCGAGGCGCTCGGGCCGTCGCTGGTCGTGCTCGCCGCCGCCCTGATCGCGGCCTACCTCGCGGCCACCGGCGGTCTCGGCCACCTCAAGCGCGCCTGA
- a CDS encoding TIGR03089 family protein, whose translation MSTTTVPHVPALLGDRGLAGTEAPLLTYCDDATGERVELSASELAGWASRTAALLHEGCGLGAGSRMAVLLPPHWQTAAVLLGAWSAGIAVSFRLAATAGLTRVGDETGPLDAVFAARSRIGSWLEDVPEAPHRFALGLAPGGAPLADVPDGYRDFIAEVAWYTDSLPGYAPVRRTDAASADGTTFREWGGLAHGLTKLIDLRPGDRLLVDAGRYEHPVQWLLTPLAAGASVVLCANLDPFGLHARAAAEGATRVLGVGRA comes from the coding sequence ATGAGCACGACCACCGTCCCGCACGTGCCGGCACTGCTGGGAGACCGCGGGCTCGCCGGGACCGAGGCGCCGCTGCTCACGTACTGCGACGACGCGACCGGCGAGCGGGTCGAGCTGTCCGCGTCCGAGCTGGCCGGATGGGCCTCGCGGACCGCTGCGCTGCTGCACGAGGGCTGCGGGCTGGGCGCGGGCAGCCGGATGGCGGTGCTGCTGCCGCCGCACTGGCAGACCGCGGCCGTGCTGCTCGGCGCCTGGTCGGCGGGGATCGCCGTGTCGTTCCGGCTGGCGGCCACGGCCGGGCTGACCCGGGTCGGCGACGAGACCGGCCCGCTGGACGCGGTGTTCGCCGCACGCAGCCGGATCGGCAGCTGGCTGGAGGACGTGCCCGAGGCGCCGCACCGGTTCGCGCTCGGGCTCGCGCCGGGCGGCGCGCCGCTGGCCGACGTGCCCGACGGCTACCGGGACTTCATCGCCGAGGTGGCGTGGTACACCGACAGCCTGCCCGGGTACGCGCCGGTGCGGCGTACCGACGCGGCGAGCGCGGACGGCACCACGTTCCGCGAGTGGGGCGGGTTGGCGCACGGCCTGACCAAGCTGATCGACCTGCGCCCCGGCGACCGGCTGCTGGTCGACGCGGGCCGCTACGAGCACCCGGTGCAATGGCTGCTCACCCCACTGGCCGCCGGTGCGTCCGTCGTGCTGTGCGCGAACCTCGACCCCTTCGGCCTGCACGCCCGCGCGGCAGCGGAGGGCGCCACCCGCGTCCTGGGCGTCGGCCGGGCGTAA
- a CDS encoding septum formation family protein, translating to MSDSTHGETAGTPPIEPPPGDTPGDPARLRYTREVQDTELTRGQRVSLIVVAGLILSAVVGGVIAKAITHDGYPGEPIITAHLQIGDCVARTVDAQGATTMPEVPCDEPHQSEVVGTFAPSGPYPGVLVDPEGWRERCADLLRSYAPAAAAHIGTSYVLPTEEQWDDPAYRVVCFATDLKMRTGSIKSWQGTEAPSPGVAA from the coding sequence GTGTCCGATAGCACGCATGGCGAAACAGCCGGTACGCCGCCGATCGAGCCGCCGCCCGGGGACACGCCCGGCGACCCGGCACGCCTGCGGTACACCCGCGAGGTTCAGGACACGGAGCTGACCCGTGGGCAGCGGGTGTCCCTCATCGTCGTGGCCGGATTGATCCTGTCGGCCGTCGTCGGGGGCGTCATCGCGAAGGCGATCACCCACGACGGCTACCCCGGCGAACCGATCATCACCGCGCATCTGCAGATCGGCGACTGTGTCGCGCGGACGGTCGACGCGCAGGGCGCGACGACGATGCCCGAGGTGCCCTGCGACGAGCCGCACCAGAGCGAGGTCGTGGGCACCTTCGCCCCGAGCGGGCCCTATCCGGGCGTACTCGTCGACCCGGAGGGCTGGCGCGAGCGCTGCGCCGACCTCCTGCGCAGCTACGCGCCCGCCGCGGCTGCCCACATCGGCACGTCGTACGTGCTGCCGACCGAGGAGCAGTGGGACGACCCCGCGTATCGCGTGGTGTGCTTCGCCACGGACCTCAAGATGCGCACCGGCTCCATCAAGTCGTGGCAGGGCACGGAGGCACCTTCGCCGGGCGTGGCTGCCTGA
- a CDS encoding dipeptidase: MSTDYMIINALGILDNPNAEHSLAAAHKLSQDSDDLTIDARTIADAHASGLTAVNITLGYTLGDAEPYPHTLHEIEVWDRIIADHPGDLVKVLTADDIRAAHRDRRVGIIYGFQNAVAVGDDLSRVKQFHDLGVRVIQLTYNQANHLGDGSMAPQNRGLTAFGREVVEALCDSRVMVDLSHSGEHTCLEATRLATLPVSINHTGCRALVDLPRNKTDEELRLVAERSGFVGIYFMPFVNATGHARAEDVVDHIVHAVNVCGEDAVGIGTDGTVTSIDDLDAYRARLAEHVAHRQAAGVGAAGERADTFPFVEDLRGVDQFHKLIRLLEQRGLSATRIEKIMGANFLAYADRIWG, from the coding sequence ATGAGCACCGATTACATGATCATCAACGCGCTGGGCATCCTGGACAACCCCAACGCCGAGCACTCCCTCGCCGCCGCGCACAAGCTCAGCCAGGACAGCGACGACCTCACCATCGACGCCCGCACCATCGCCGACGCGCACGCCTCCGGCCTCACCGCGGTCAACATCACCCTCGGCTACACCCTCGGCGACGCCGAGCCCTACCCGCACACGCTGCACGAGATCGAGGTCTGGGACCGGATCATCGCGGACCACCCCGGCGACCTGGTCAAGGTGCTCACCGCCGACGACATCCGCGCGGCCCACCGCGACCGCCGCGTCGGCATCATCTACGGCTTCCAGAACGCGGTCGCCGTCGGTGACGACCTGAGCCGCGTCAAGCAGTTCCACGACCTGGGCGTACGCGTCATCCAGCTCACCTACAACCAGGCCAACCACCTCGGCGACGGCTCCATGGCGCCGCAGAACCGCGGCCTGACCGCGTTCGGGCGCGAGGTCGTCGAGGCGCTGTGCGACAGCCGCGTCATGGTCGACCTGTCGCACAGCGGCGAGCACACCTGCCTGGAGGCGACCCGGCTCGCCACGCTGCCCGTGTCCATCAACCACACCGGCTGCCGTGCCCTGGTCGACCTGCCCCGCAACAAGACCGACGAGGAACTGCGCCTGGTCGCCGAGCGCAGCGGGTTCGTCGGCATCTACTTCATGCCGTTCGTCAACGCGACCGGCCACGCCCGCGCCGAGGACGTCGTCGACCACATCGTGCACGCGGTGAACGTGTGCGGCGAGGACGCCGTCGGCATCGGCACCGACGGCACGGTGACCTCGATCGACGACCTAGACGCGTACCGGGCACGGCTCGCCGAGCACGTCGCCCACCGGCAGGCCGCCGGTGTCGGCGCGGCCGGCGAGCGCGCCGACACGTTCCCGTTCGTCGAGGACCTGCGCGGGGTGGACCAGTTCCACAAGCTCATCCGCCTGCTGGAGCAGCGCGGTCTCTCCGCCACCCGTATCGAGAAGATCATGGGCGCGAACTTCCTCGCCTACGCCGACCGCATCTGGGGCTGA